From Calothrix sp. PCC 6303, a single genomic window includes:
- a CDS encoding NblA/ycf18 family protein — MEHTIELTLEQEFSIRSFAEQVGQMSHEQTQEFLILQHKHMMLREIMYQEILKRQWKLDMDLSSP; from the coding sequence ATGGAACACACTATCGAACTGACTTTAGAACAAGAATTTAGCATTAGAAGCTTTGCCGAGCAAGTGGGGCAAATGTCTCATGAACAGACTCAAGAGTTTTTGATATTGCAGCATAAGCATATGATGCTGCGAGAAATTATGTATCAGGAAATTCTCAAAAGACAGTGGAAATTAGATATGGATCTCTCCTCTCCGTAA
- the psbZ gene encoding photosystem II reaction center protein PsbZ has translation MTVIFQLALVALVLLSFVMVVGVPVVYATPQSWVESKKFLWVGSGAWFALVILVGVLNFLVV, from the coding sequence ATGACCGTAATTTTTCAACTGGCTTTAGTTGCCTTAGTGCTGCTTTCATTCGTCATGGTTGTGGGTGTTCCCGTAGTTTACGCAACCCCTCAAAGTTGGGTTGAATCCAAAAAATTCCTTTGGGTTGGTTCTGGTGCTTGGTTTGCGTTGGTAATATTGGTGGGAGTTTTAAACTTTTTAGTAGTTTAG
- a CDS encoding phycocyanin, translated as MSIIKKMIANADAEVRYLQPGEIDQIRVFMKSSERRLHLVQVLNLSRDRIIKQAGKDLFQKRPSLVSPGGNAYGKEMTGTCLRDMDYYLRLITYSVAAGDTTPIEEIGIIGVRQMYRSLGTPIEAVAESVAAMKNITTSMLSGEDVSEVGIYFDYLINALR; from the coding sequence ATGAGTATTATTAAAAAGATGATTGCGAATGCAGATGCTGAGGTTCGGTATCTTCAACCTGGAGAAATAGATCAAATTAGGGTCTTTATGAAGAGCAGTGAACGGCGTTTGCACCTGGTGCAAGTGTTAAACTTGAGCCGCGATCGCATAATTAAACAAGCTGGGAAAGATCTATTCCAAAAGCGTCCAAGTCTGGTTTCTCCAGGTGGTAATGCCTACGGGAAAGAGATGACTGGTACTTGTCTGCGGGATATGGATTACTATCTGCGCTTGATAACCTACAGTGTTGCGGCTGGAGACACTACGCCAATTGAAGAGATTGGGATTATTGGTGTTCGCCAAATGTACAGATCTCTTGGTACTCCAATTGAGGCTGTTGCTGAAAGCGTAGCTGCTATGAAGAATATTACTACCTCTATGTTGTCTGGAGAGGATGTAAGCGAAGTTGGTATTTACTTCGATTACCTAATTAATGCTCTCCGGTAG
- a CDS encoding pyridoxamine 5'-phosphate oxidase family protein: MLDIDEMSTKEMHDFLQKVGHGHLGCTFEGHPYVVPMQYYFGEPNIYIFTTIGMKTKYMDANPEVCLQVEDVHDLKHWRSVTVTGRAEHITLQQDIDRVMELVKNQNPTLSPAINRTWIDAWGRGEVMALYQIHPTEISGRTTDGISSK; this comes from the coding sequence ATGTTAGATATCGATGAAATGAGCACAAAAGAGATGCACGATTTCTTACAGAAAGTAGGACATGGACATTTGGGTTGCACGTTTGAAGGACATCCCTACGTTGTGCCTATGCAGTATTATTTTGGAGAGCCAAATATCTACATCTTCACCACAATTGGCATGAAGACCAAATATATGGACGCTAATCCAGAAGTCTGCTTGCAAGTAGAAGACGTTCATGATCTAAAGCATTGGCGCAGCGTTACCGTGACAGGTAGAGCCGAGCATATCACTCTTCAACAAGACATCGATCGCGTGATGGAATTGGTCAAAAATCAAAATCCAACCCTTTCCCCAGCTATAAATCGAACCTGGATTGATGCCTGGGGTCGCGGGGAAGTCATGGCACTCTACCAGATCCATCCTACTGAGATTAGTGGACGAACCACTGATGGAATCAGTAGTAAGTAG
- a CDS encoding lysophospholipid acyltransferase family protein, whose product MESQQHNKSRLGWSLEERDRNFIQTLMPLLEWLYQNYFRVETSGWHHIPTNENEQVLIVGSHNGGLGSPDLPMMMYDWFKRFGIDRPIHGLMHPKVWQASPDLAQLAMKAGAIPAHPKMAKAALSGGASLLVYPGGAQDVFRPHSLRHQIYFAQRKGFIKLALQENLPIIPAISTGAHDTLIVLTDLYKILQQFHQWGMPWLLGIDPEVFPIYIGLPWGLGIGPLPNIPFPVKIRTRVCPPIRFEKYGEAAASDRAYVNSCYNIVVSQMQQELDDLVRESAV is encoded by the coding sequence ATGGAATCGCAGCAACACAACAAGTCCCGACTCGGATGGTCTTTAGAAGAACGCGATCGCAACTTCATTCAAACGTTGATGCCACTGTTAGAATGGTTATACCAGAACTATTTTCGCGTAGAAACCAGTGGTTGGCATCACATCCCCACTAATGAAAATGAACAAGTTCTAATTGTTGGTTCCCATAACGGTGGACTTGGGTCTCCCGACCTGCCTATGATGATGTATGACTGGTTTAAACGTTTCGGCATCGATAGACCGATTCACGGACTCATGCACCCCAAGGTATGGCAAGCTAGTCCCGATTTAGCCCAGTTAGCGATGAAAGCGGGTGCAATTCCTGCACATCCCAAGATGGCAAAAGCTGCGTTAAGTGGTGGTGCTAGCTTGTTGGTTTATCCCGGAGGTGCACAAGATGTTTTTCGTCCCCATTCCCTGAGACATCAAATTTACTTTGCACAGCGTAAAGGATTTATTAAACTAGCCCTACAGGAAAATTTACCAATTATCCCTGCCATCTCCACAGGGGCACATGATACTTTAATTGTTTTGACTGATTTATACAAAATTCTTCAGCAATTTCACCAGTGGGGAATGCCTTGGCTATTGGGAATAGATCCCGAAGTATTCCCAATTTATATAGGTTTACCTTGGGGATTGGGAATTGGTCCATTGCCGAATATTCCCTTCCCGGTCAAAATTCGTACTAGAGTTTGTCCACCAATCAGATTTGAAAAATATGGAGAAGCAGCGGCAAGCGATCGCGCTTACGTCAATTCCTGTTACAACATAGTTGTGAGTCAGATGCAGCAGGAATTGGATGATTTAGTCAGGGAATCGGCTGTTTAG
- a CDS encoding fasciclin domain-containing protein, whose amino-acid sequence MADIIDTAVAAGSFNTLVAAVKAAGLVDTLKGKGPFTLFAPNDEAFAKLPKGTVDALLKDIPKLKKILTYHVVSGKVMAADVVKLKSAKTVEGEDVKIDASQGVKVNNATVTTPDVAADNGVIHIIDTVLMPALTPA is encoded by the coding sequence ATGGCTGATATCATCGATACTGCTGTTGCTGCTGGTTCTTTCAATACATTGGTTGCTGCTGTGAAGGCTGCTGGTTTAGTAGATACTCTTAAAGGAAAAGGTCCATTTACCCTTTTCGCACCTAATGATGAGGCATTTGCTAAACTTCCCAAAGGGACTGTAGATGCGTTACTCAAGGATATTCCAAAACTCAAAAAAATCCTCACTTACCACGTTGTTTCCGGCAAAGTTATGGCTGCTGATGTAGTGAAACTGAAGTCAGCTAAAACTGTTGAAGGTGAAGATGTGAAAATTGACGCTTCTCAAGGCGTAAAGGTCAATAATGCCACAGTCACAACACCGGATGTTGCTGCTGATAATGGTGTAATCCACATCATCGACACAGTATTAATGCCTGCGTTAACACCTGCGTAA
- a CDS encoding M16 family metallopeptidase: MKIFPKFRPLILVGLFISFLLGSIFLSGNLIQAATPTKVASVTSLTQGVKKTVLDNGLVVLTKEVHTAPVVSVQVWYKVGSRNEGAKENGISHQLEHLLFKGTKTRPVQFGRLFSALGSQFNAFTSYDMTAYYGTVQRDKLDALIILEADRMENALIGAEELKSEKRVVISELQGYANSPSVRLSEAVMRAAFPNHQYGLPVGGTKSDVENFTLEQVRNYYQTYYSPDNAALVITGDFDTATTLKTIKATFGKVPKRPKVVAQPKVEKVTTTPQKAPIVLKERGSTPLLQIVYPLTDIKHPDVPAIDVMDAILTGGRSSRLYQALVETGLASSVGATASELIEPGWYQFNVSGAPGKDLKQVAEVLQQSVVQMQQKPVTAAELNRAKTLLKASFILGNQDITSQATQLGYNQTTTGDYQFVDRYLAGIAKVTPQDIQRVTKTYLNPAKQTIGFFEPTQPDGQPGGSAGGGGKTVENFNPGKPVDPAELAKYLPKSVASNVSNTQSLPEQVILKNGLKVFLLRDRSTPTINISGQIVAGTGFDISAKAGTANLVAVNLMNGTTTKNALTLAQSLEDKGASVAFSASREGVSVGAVGLSTDLPLLVKTMADVMQNATFPPEQLELTRQRAVTALKAQLDDPKSYGRRVFQQAIYPKNHPFHTFPTEASLKAISREDLLSFYKQYYRPDTTNLAIVGDFDPNQVKTLLNQAFGKWQTPGKATVLQVPKVSLPTKIATFNPVIPGKSEAITYIGYNGISRKDPRYYAVLIMNQILGGDTLSSRLGTEIRDRQGLTYGIYSAFSAGANPGPFLIQMQTAPGDAPKAIASTLGLLKQLREQGITEAEFNNAKRSITSSYPVDLASPDEVASIISSNSSNGLATAEIRDFPSRINNVTMVQVKQVIQELIQPDKLVIVTAGPGESVPKSN; the protein is encoded by the coding sequence ATGAAGATTTTTCCTAAATTTCGCCCATTGATTTTAGTTGGGCTATTTATCAGTTTTCTCCTTGGTAGCATCTTCCTATCGGGAAATCTGATTCAGGCTGCAACTCCCACAAAAGTGGCTTCGGTAACTTCTCTCACTCAGGGTGTGAAAAAAACTGTTTTAGATAACGGTTTGGTTGTTCTTACCAAGGAAGTTCACACAGCACCCGTAGTTAGTGTTCAAGTTTGGTATAAGGTTGGTTCCCGAAATGAAGGGGCTAAGGAAAACGGCATTTCCCACCAACTGGAACATTTACTGTTTAAAGGGACAAAAACCCGTCCGGTACAGTTTGGGCGGTTATTTAGTGCTTTGGGTAGCCAGTTCAATGCTTTTACTAGCTACGATATGACTGCTTACTATGGAACAGTGCAGCGAGACAAATTAGACGCACTAATCATCCTGGAAGCAGACAGAATGGAGAATGCATTAATTGGTGCAGAGGAACTCAAAAGTGAGAAACGGGTTGTTATTTCTGAGTTACAGGGTTATGCAAATTCCCCAAGTGTTCGTTTGAGTGAGGCTGTAATGCGGGCTGCTTTTCCTAATCATCAGTATGGTTTACCTGTAGGGGGAACTAAATCTGATGTGGAGAATTTTACCCTAGAACAGGTGCGGAATTATTACCAAACCTATTACAGTCCTGATAATGCCGCATTAGTAATTACTGGGGATTTTGATACTGCTACCACATTAAAAACAATTAAGGCGACATTTGGGAAGGTTCCCAAACGTCCCAAGGTGGTTGCACAGCCAAAAGTAGAGAAAGTTACAACTACACCTCAAAAAGCACCAATTGTGTTGAAGGAGCGGGGAAGTACACCACTATTACAAATTGTTTATCCCCTGACTGATATTAAACATCCTGATGTCCCAGCAATTGATGTGATGGATGCCATCCTCACAGGAGGACGTAGTTCTCGACTTTATCAGGCTTTGGTGGAAACGGGTTTGGCGAGTTCTGTGGGTGCTACTGCATCGGAACTAATTGAACCTGGTTGGTATCAGTTTAACGTTAGCGGTGCCCCTGGAAAAGATTTGAAACAGGTGGCTGAGGTGTTGCAACAAAGTGTTGTTCAGATGCAGCAGAAACCCGTGACGGCAGCAGAATTAAACCGGGCTAAAACCCTGCTGAAAGCTTCCTTTATTTTGGGCAACCAAGATATTACTTCCCAAGCGACTCAATTGGGTTATAACCAGACTACTACTGGTGATTACCAATTTGTGGATCGTTATTTGGCAGGAATTGCCAAGGTTACACCCCAAGATATTCAACGGGTAACAAAAACCTACCTGAACCCAGCCAAACAAACCATTGGTTTCTTTGAACCGACTCAACCTGATGGACAACCAGGAGGTTCTGCTGGTGGTGGTGGAAAGACTGTGGAGAATTTTAACCCTGGAAAACCTGTAGATCCGGCAGAATTAGCTAAATATTTACCGAAATCAGTCGCGTCAAATGTTTCTAATACCCAATCGTTACCGGAACAGGTGATATTGAAGAATGGATTAAAGGTTTTCTTGTTACGCGATCGCAGTACGCCTACAATCAATATTAGTGGTCAAATTGTTGCGGGAACTGGATTTGATATCTCTGCTAAGGCTGGGACAGCAAATTTAGTAGCTGTGAACTTGATGAATGGTACCACAACTAAAAATGCTTTAACTTTGGCGCAAAGTCTGGAAGATAAGGGTGCTAGTGTTGCTTTCAGCGCTAGTCGTGAAGGTGTCTCGGTGGGTGCTGTAGGTTTATCTACAGATCTGCCCCTATTAGTCAAAACTATGGCGGATGTGATGCAAAATGCCACTTTCCCCCCTGAACAACTGGAATTAACCCGTCAGCGCGCTGTAACTGCTTTGAAGGCACAACTGGATGATCCTAAATCCTACGGTAGAAGGGTGTTCCAACAGGCAATTTACCCCAAAAACCATCCCTTCCACACCTTCCCGACGGAAGCCAGCTTGAAGGCAATTAGCCGTGAGGATTTGCTGAGTTTTTACAAGCAATATTACCGTCCTGACACCACGAATTTAGCTATTGTGGGGGACTTTGACCCGAACCAAGTTAAAACTTTACTCAATCAAGCTTTTGGTAAATGGCAAACCCCAGGGAAGGCTACGGTTCTTCAAGTACCAAAAGTATCATTACCAACAAAGATAGCTACTTTTAACCCAGTAATTCCCGGTAAATCTGAAGCGATTACCTACATCGGATATAACGGGATTTCACGGAAAGACCCCCGTTACTACGCTGTGTTGATCATGAATCAAATTTTGGGTGGTGATACCTTATCCAGTCGTTTGGGTACGGAAATTAGAGATCGTCAAGGCTTAACTTATGGTATTTATAGTGCCTTTTCCGCAGGTGCTAATCCTGGACCATTTTTGATTCAAATGCAGACAGCACCGGGTGACGCGCCGAAAGCGATCGCTAGTACGCTAGGATTACTAAAACAACTTAGGGAACAGGGTATTACTGAGGCAGAATTCAACAATGCCAAACGTTCTATTACCAGCAGCTATCCGGTTGATTTAGCTAGTCCTGATGAGGTTGCTAGTATCATTTCCAGTAATTCTAGTAATGGATTAGCAACTGCTGAAATCCGTGATTTCCCTTCTCGCATTAACAATGTGACGATGGTGCAGGTAAAGCAGGTAATTCAAGAACTAATTCAACCTGATAAATTAGTGATTGTCACCGCAGGACCTGGGGAAAGTGTACCCAAGAGTAATTAA
- a CDS encoding chlorophyll a/b-binding protein: MSANTNIDFSINNRRNSWIWGFTPQAELWNGRLAMTGFLSAVLIELFSGQGLLHFWDIL, translated from the coding sequence ATGTCAGCTAACACAAATATAGATTTCTCAATTAACAATAGACGCAACTCTTGGATTTGGGGATTCACACCTCAAGCAGAGCTTTGGAACGGTCGTTTAGCGATGACTGGTTTCCTATCTGCTGTCCTAATTGAACTATTTTCTGGTCAAGGCTTACTTCACTTTTGGGATATCTTGTAG
- a CDS encoding DUF3122 domain-containing protein: MNSIYFNASKIRPMRWLLAAWLCVLVLVCSPLPAVAAVTQIEEYPGQMLYQSRQTLQDQTGNSWQAIAFKRIHPEGSAIVSLRLVGFADEVKFDHTQPLALTTSMGQTLTAKDISSEISQNTPTPPNVAEYDIKSVLPQLQAEIPLHLTLPMVTGSAIELQIPSTAIEEWQAVSVR, from the coding sequence ATGAACTCTATCTACTTCAACGCATCTAAAATTCGCCCGATGCGCTGGCTGCTGGCTGCTTGGCTCTGCGTCTTAGTGCTTGTTTGCAGTCCCTTACCCGCCGTTGCTGCTGTGACACAAATCGAAGAATATCCAGGGCAAATGCTCTATCAATCCCGGCAAACCCTGCAAGATCAGACCGGAAATTCCTGGCAGGCAATTGCCTTCAAGCGCATTCATCCTGAAGGTAGTGCTATTGTCTCTCTGCGGCTAGTGGGCTTTGCTGATGAGGTGAAATTCGATCACACTCAACCACTGGCGCTAACAACATCTATGGGGCAAACCCTAACCGCCAAGGATATTTCTAGCGAAATTTCTCAGAATACACCAACCCCACCGAATGTCGCAGAATATGACATTAAGTCTGTCCTACCGCAGTTGCAGGCTGAAATTCCCCTTCACCTAACTTTACCGATGGTAACTGGTTCCGCGATCGAGTTACAAATCCCATCCACTGCGATTGAAGAGTGGCAAGCAGTTTCTGTTCGTTGA
- a CDS encoding response regulator, whose protein sequence is MYKFNRFPTNLSSLQGLRVLVVDNNVDFCYMITLLLEFYGVEVQTAFLAQSALKTFRQWQPDVLLSDLALPDEDGYKLIQEVRTKAGERGEAVLAIAVTGYVDEKMLQRALNAGFDIWFTKPLDFDEFLTMLDCLAICQQSSYAIAQRILGNVSKQNEPSLEKQLNLT, encoded by the coding sequence ATGTATAAATTTAATAGATTTCCTACTAATCTTTCATCCCTCCAAGGGTTGCGAGTACTGGTTGTAGATAATAACGTCGATTTTTGTTACATGATAACGCTGCTACTGGAATTCTATGGTGTGGAGGTGCAAACGGCATTTCTAGCCCAGTCTGCTCTGAAGACATTCAGACAATGGCAACCTGATGTCCTCCTAAGTGACCTTGCCTTACCTGACGAAGATGGCTATAAACTAATTCAAGAAGTAAGAACCAAAGCTGGAGAGCGAGGAGAAGCAGTGCTAGCCATTGCTGTGACTGGCTATGTCGATGAAAAGATGCTTCAACGTGCTTTGAATGCTGGGTTTGATATATGGTTCACCAAACCCCTGGATTTTGACGAGTTCCTTACCATGCTTGACTGTTTAGCAATTTGCCAACAGTCTTCATATGCAATCGCTCAACGGATTTTGGGTAATGTCTCTAAACAGAATGAACCAAGCCTTGAAAAGCAGTTAAATCTAACTTAG
- a CDS encoding rhodanese-like domain-containing protein: MSEETLNLESEVDRFLGSIPAGYYTIASVGGLKNLLENPQTLLVDVREPSEYESGHIPNAINIPLRTLTHNLDKIVRDAHGVNPVVLYCSTGYRSAMGVMTLHLLGYENIQGFPPSFAAWQAAGEAITSR; encoded by the coding sequence ATGTCTGAAGAAACCCTCAATCTAGAATCGGAAGTAGATCGCTTTCTCGGATCGATTCCCGCAGGCTATTATACGATTGCCAGTGTCGGAGGGTTGAAAAACCTGTTAGAAAACCCTCAAACTCTATTGGTGGATGTGCGAGAACCCTCTGAGTATGAGTCGGGACATATACCTAACGCGATCAATATTCCGCTGCGAACTTTGACTCATAATCTGGACAAAATCGTGCGCGATGCCCACGGGGTAAACCCCGTAGTTTTGTATTGTTCAACAGGCTATCGATCGGCTATGGGGGTAATGACATTGCACCTATTGGGCTATGAGAATATTCAGGGTTTTCCACCTAGCTTTGCAGCCTGGCAAGCCGCAGGAGAAGCGATAACCTCCAGGTAA